CGTGTTCATGTCTGAATATTTGAGACCGGCGATGGGCAGAATGACGCCGATGCTGTTCGCCACGCCCGACCCCGGCGCCCCCACGGAAACCCGTTTCCCCTTCAGGTCGTCCATTGTTTTGACGCCGCTGGATTTCGTGGTTATGCACTGCAGATGCTCAGGATAAAGAGAAGCAATCATTCGAAGATTCGTCACGGGGTTTCTGAAAGGCTTCTCCCCCCTGACAGCTCCGTAGGCCACGTCGTTCTGCACCAGAGCCAGCGTCACCTCGTGCCCCGCGATCAGGTTGATGTTTGCCGTCGAGGCATTGCTGGACTCGGCCGTCACTTCCACGTCCGGAACGTGGTCGTTCAGAACCTGGGCCAGTCCCCCGCCCAGAGGATAATAGACGCCTGCGACGCCGCCGGTGGCTATGGACAGAAACGTCTTTGCTTCAGCCGCTGAGACGCAACTCGCCACGAAAAAGAAAATCCCCGACAGCAACAGTATTTTCTTCAGGCTCCTCACAAAAACTCCTCCTTTTGATCAATATCCTCGTTAATGTCCTCCATAACCCGCGTTTATAATACTATAAAAAACCTTTTTCATGTAATTTATAAGGAACAAGCGCGTTATTTTTGAAAAATTACCATCCATGTCCTTATTCCTGATATTCATAAGTCAAAATTTCCGCGTCGCTCCACAGTTTTTCCAGTTTATAAAAATCCCGTCCCTTTCTGCTGAACACGTGGACGGCAAGATCCCCGGCGTCGAGCAGACGCCAGTTCGAGCTGTTCTCTCCCTCCACGCGAACTGTGTGTCCCTGCCGCTCCAAAACCTCCTGAGCCGTTTCCAGAAGGGTCTTCATGTGGACTTCGGAGTTTCCGGTCACCAAAATGAAAACATCCGTCAGGCTCTCCAGCTCTCCGAGGTCGAGACCCACGATGTCCAATCCCTTTTTGTCGGCCAGAGCCTCACAAACGTAACCATATTCCGCAAGCGTTGCCATGCGCTGCCAACCTCCCTTCCTGATTTTAAAATTTTTTTGAACTTTGACCTTAAAAAAATACGCTGTCCGGTTTCTGCGGTTATTGCGGTTAAAAAGAAATATCCTGCAGCCGGCGAAATATGGACTCCTTGTCATGACCCAGAATGACGCTGACCATTGTGACCGTGCGATCACTCTGGATCAGCGCCCTGTTGGTGATCCCGCAGAGCTGCGCCAGAGCTTCGGCCGCGTTTTTGTCGTTCTCCGTGGCGTTTTCCGGATAGACCACGTTGGACGTATGATAGTCGAAATGACGGGCGTTGCCTGTAAATCCCACATCCACCCCCAGCTTTTGAAAGGCCTGAGAAGCCTGTTTGCCGAGACCGCTGGCTCCGTCTCCGTTCAAAATGCCGATTTTACCAATCCGCGTCAGAAGAGACTGAATGTCTGACTGGTCCGAAATCAGGGCGATGTCCATGGACAGGCTGTCGTCGGGGAACGGCAGAGGGAGAGCTCCCCCATCCACCCATCTCGCCCATATCAGAGATGCCGCCGGAACGTCCACGATCCAGTAACTGACGGTGTCGATGTAGGAAGCCCGGCCCGGCGTCATAATGAGCTCCACGCGCTCCCGGGGCAGAGAAACGGCAAAATTTGCCAGCCTCAGGGCCTCCAGTGGAGTCAGGTCGGAGTTCAGGGAAGCCACGGCTTCCTCAATGATGCCCGAAATTTTCCAAATAATTGAAGGGCTTTTCATTTTTTCCATGAGAAGCCCCATAACTCTCTGCTGACGCTGCACACGACCGATGTCTCCCAGCGGGTCATGACGAAAACGGGCGTATTCAAGGACGGTCTTGCCCGTCATATGCTGAAACCCCTTTGGAATGTTGATAAACAGCTTGGCGGAATAGTCCGTGTACACCAGTCTTTTCTCCACGTCGATGTCGAGGCCGCCCAGAAGATCCACGATCCGGGCAAAGCCGTCGTAGTTGACGATAACGAAATAATCGATCCCCACGTTCAGAAGGTTCATCACCGTCTTCTTCAGGAGGTCGATGCCGCCGAAAACATAGGCGTGATTGATCTTATCCCAGCCGTGCCCGGGAATTTGCACACGGGAGTCCCGGGGAATGGCCATCATGCCGACAAAACCGCTTTCCTGATTGAACGTGGCCAGGGCAATCGCGTCCGCCCGCTGGGTGTTGTCCACATCGTCGAGTCCCACCAGCAGAACATTCACAGTCCCCTTCAGCGGTTCCACAGCCGTCTCCACGGTCTGCCGCAGGGAGTCTCCGCTGATCTCCTCCCCTGTTTTTTCGCGGTTTTCCGCTCTCGAAATATCGTTTACCTTCTGCGCGGAGAACCAGTTGGGCAAAGAAACAGGCAGAGGCTTACCCTGAAGATGATTGATAAAACTCCAGGCGGCTCCGCCTACCGTTGCAGCGATGATCAAAATTGTGACAGCCAGTATTTTGAGAACCCTCAAAATCTACAGCACCTCCGGTTCTCTGTATAATCCGCGATATTCAATATAGTTTTCCACAAGCCTCGGGACCATAAAACGAATCCCCCGACCTTCTCGAACTCTGGTGCGGATTTCCGTACTGGAGATCGCGAACTGCGGAATCTCAATCAGCCTCAGTCCCCTCCTGATGGGTTCCGGAAGAGCAGCCACGGCTTCGGAAGAATATCCGGGACGCGTCACCGTAACCAATGTACAAAGAGAAGGCAGCTCCATGTAATTCGCCCAGGTTTCGATGCTCAAAATCGAGTCCAGTCCCGTGATGAAGAACAACTCCTCCGGACAGACTCCCTGTCCGATAAACTCCCGCAGGGTGTCCACCGTCCGGGAAGGATACTGACGCTCCACTTCCGTCCGGGAAACAGAAAATTCACGAATTTCCGTTGTGGCCAGCAGCGTCATGGCGTAACGATCCTCGGTCTCAGCGACGTATCGGTCCATTTTATGCGGCGGCGTACCCGTCGGAACAAACACGATCCTGGCGAGTCCGAGCTGTCGACGACTTTCCTCAGCCGCCAGAAGATGACCATAATGGATGGGATCGAAAGTTCCTCCCATGATCCCCATTTTTTCTGCCACGAAATTTCCGTCCCTTCCACAGGGCTGTTTTCTCGTCGTTACTCTCCTATTCTATCAGGTTGGAAATCAAATTCCATCTCTCCGATGCAGACTCTGTCGCCTTCAACAGCTCCCGCCTTCTCCAGAGCCTCTTCTACCTTCAGGCGTTTCAAAATTCTGGAGAATTTCATCAGAGCGTCTTCCTGATCGAAATCGATTCGCCGGACGGTTTTCTCCAGATTGGCGTGTTCCACGCGAAAACCGTTTCCACTCACTCCCGTAAGGCGGACGACAGCCACGGGAGCCGGCGTCGAACCTCGAAGCCGGGGAAGCTCCACCGGCGTTTCCCGCACCAGGGAAACCGTCCCCGCCGGACGGGGATGCCGCCTCACCAGTTCCACAATTTCTTCGATAAGCGCCGGAATGCCATCGCCGTTCAGGGCGCTTACGCAGAGATACTTCTGTCCGATACGTTCCATCGCTTCCCGCAGGAGACGGCCTTTTTCCTCTGTCCCTGGAAGATCCGTCTTGTTGCCCGCCACGATGCAGGGCCGTTGGGTAAGGTCCGCGCCATAGGCCTCGAACTCCCGCAAAATAACGTCCCGATCTTCCAAGACATCGTCAGAAGAAAGATCTATAACATGGATCAGCAGACGCGTGCGTTCGATATGACGCAGAAAATGCAGTCCCAGTCCCTTGTTGTCGTGGGCTCCCTCAATCAGGCCCGGAACGTCGGCAATGACGATCTGTCGGTCGTCCACCGCCAAAACGCCCAAATTGGGAGAAAGCGTCGTGAAGGGGTATCCGGCTATTTTGGGACGGGCTCCGCTGATGGCGGCCAGAATGCTGGATTTTCCCGCATTGGGAAGCCCAACCAGCCCCACATCCGCAATGAGTTTCAGCTCCAGCAGCAGATTTCTTTCCTCGCCGGGGTCGCCCTTCTCGGCGAAGCGGGGCGCGCGTCTCACGGAGTTGGTGAAGTGAGCGTTTCCCCGTCCTCCCCGTCCGCCTTTTGCGGCCACAAATCTCTGACCGGGCTCCACCAGATCCGCCAGAGGTTCTCCCGTGTCCGCGTCTCGCACCAAAGTTCCGCAGGGGACGGAAATCACCACATCCGAACCGTTGCCTCCGGTCTGCATGGAACCCTTTCCATGCCCAGCGTGGCCCGCCTGAAACTTTCTGTTGTACTCAAAGTCAGCGAGAGTCGCGAGACCGTCCGCCGTCTCCAGGATCACGTCGCCGCCCTTCCCTCCGTCCGCCCCGTCAGGACCGCCCTTTGGAAGAAATTTTTCACGGTGAAAACTCAGACAGCCATTGCCTCCCCGTCCCGCTTTAACCGCAATTCTTACAAGATCTACAAATTTCACCGAAAACACCACCACAAACAAAAAGAGAAGGCTCCGACGCAGGGAGCCCTCCCTCTCGCAATCGTTTTCCCGAAAAATATTACTTCACGTCCGCCGAACGACACGTCAACCCTGAACGGCCGCCTCGACGGATACAAACCTGCGGTCTCCCTTTCTCAAATACCGAACCTTCCCCGGAGTCAGCGCGAAAAGCGTAAAATCGCGCCCCAGTCCCACGTTTTTGCCCGGATGGATACGAGTTCCACACTGACGCACCAGGATGCTCCCCGCCGTCACGGTGGCGTCCGCGTACACCTTTATTCCCCTGTACTTGGGATTGCTGTCGCGTCCGTTCGTAGAACTGCCCTGACCCTTTTTATGGGCAAAAAACTGTATATCGAATTTAAAATTCATGATGCTCAAGATAACCACACCTCCGCAATACTCACATATCCGGGATAGCCGGATGCTATTTCCTTAAGAGACAAAGCCACTGTTCGCGTCAATAAATCCAGTTCCTTCACCCGATTTTCAGGCCATTGGATGCGAATAACCGGCACGCTGGCGTCTATTTTGCAATCCGCAAAATCCCCCAGAAGGGCCACATCCCTCAACCCCACAAGCAACGCCTGAACCAGGGCCGAAATCGCCGCGCAGACTACGTCCTCTCCTCTGGAGGCCTGACCGGAGTGTCCCCGGGACTCCAGTCCCACAAGACCCTCCTTACCCTGAAACAGGGTAATCACCGTCATGGACGCAACCTCCGCATTAACCCGGCAGAACCTCCCTGACGCGCAACTCCGTGTAATACTGCCGATGTCCCCTCATACGGCGATAATTTTTCTTGCTTTTGAACTTGAACACCAGAACCTTGTCGGCGCGCTCCTGAGCCACTACTTCCGCCTTCACGCAGGCGCCGCTCACAAGAGGCGAGCCGAACTTCAAAGAATCCTCTCCGCCCACCATGAGCACCCGATCCAGAACAACTTCCTGTCCCACTTCGGCCTCCAGGCGTTCAACACGTACCACATCGCCTGCCTGCAGACGGTACTGTTTACCGCCCGTTTCCACCACTGCGTACACGATTTTGTTTTCCTCCTTCCGCCGGGCAGGGGCTTTCCTGAAAAATATTTTCCGGAAATTTTAATCCAGCCCTTCCCACGCGATTCACGAATAGTAATTGTAAGCCCCGAATCTCTTTCCGTCAATAATTATTTCATTCTCATAATTATTTCATTTTCCTATTTTGTCCACTTCGAATAGACATAAATCAGATGAATGGGGCGTTTGCCGGGAGAGTCGCCGGGAAAGCGATTTGTCTGTTCAGGGTCCAGAGAAAGCGCGATAGTGGTGTATTTGTCGGGGGTCCAGACGCTCCGCAGAGTGAGGCCGCCCTTCACCTGAGCCTTCGTCGTGACTCGTTCCTTCGACTGGCCGAAACGTGTGTTATAAGCCTCCCGCAGGACGTCGTAAAAGGCCCGGTCTTCTTCGGCGCTGCCCGTGCTGCCCAGGAACGCCGCCTTGTAATTCAGCCCTTTTTTGCTGTGAAAGCCAAAGGTAAAAATCGTCGATCGTGACTCGAAGGTCCCCTTCATGTTCAGGCGCTCGTCCTGGAGAGAAGAG
The Synergistaceae bacterium genome window above contains:
- the nadD gene encoding nicotinate-nucleotide adenylyltransferase, producing MAEKMGIMGGTFDPIHYGHLLAAEESRRQLGLARIVFVPTGTPPHKMDRYVAETEDRYAMTLLATTEIREFSVSRTEVERQYPSRTVDTLREFIGQGVCPEELFFITGLDSILSIETWANYMELPSLCTLVTVTRPGYSSEAVAALPEPIRRGLRLIEIPQFAISSTEIRTRVREGRGIRFMVPRLVENYIEYRGLYREPEVL
- the obgE gene encoding GTPase ObgE: MKFVDLVRIAVKAGRGGNGCLSFHREKFLPKGGPDGADGGKGGDVILETADGLATLADFEYNRKFQAGHAGHGKGSMQTGGNGSDVVISVPCGTLVRDADTGEPLADLVEPGQRFVAAKGGRGGRGNAHFTNSVRRAPRFAEKGDPGEERNLLLELKLIADVGLVGLPNAGKSSILAAISGARPKIAGYPFTTLSPNLGVLAVDDRQIVIADVPGLIEGAHDNKGLGLHFLRHIERTRLLIHVIDLSSDDVLEDRDVILREFEAYGADLTQRPCIVAGNKTDLPGTEEKGRLLREAMERIGQKYLCVSALNGDGIPALIEEIVELVRRHPRPAGTVSLVRETPVELPRLRGSTPAPVAVVRLTGVSGNGFRVEHANLEKTVRRIDFDQEDALMKFSRILKRLKVEEALEKAGAVEGDRVCIGEMEFDFQPDRIGE
- a CDS encoding TAXI family TRAP transporter solute-binding subunit, which translates into the protein MKKILLLSGIFFFVASCVSAAEAKTFLSIATGGVAGVYYPLGGGLAQVLNDHVPDVEVTAESSNASTANINLIAGHEVTLALVQNDVAYGAVRGEKPFRNPVTNLRMIASLYPEHLQCITTKSSGVKTMDDLKGKRVSVGAPGSGVANSIGVILPIAGLKYSDMNTDFLDFANTAGRIQDDQLDVGFVLAGYPTAAVMALAAQKEIDLVSFSDSLMDELTKKYPYFTKDVIPAGTYRGVNHDTPTPAVIAVLVCDAQLPDELIYNITKAIFENLDELKPVHDKAKLISLESALEGAAITVHPGAAKYYAEKGLKVPTF
- a CDS encoding ribosomal-processing cysteine protease Prp — encoded protein: MTVITLFQGKEGLVGLESRGHSGQASRGEDVVCAAISALVQALLVGLRDVALLGDFADCKIDASVPVIRIQWPENRVKELDLLTRTVALSLKEIASGYPGYVSIAEVWLS
- the rsfS gene encoding ribosome silencing factor yields the protein MATLAEYGYVCEALADKKGLDIVGLDLGELESLTDVFILVTGNSEVHMKTLLETAQEVLERQGHTVRVEGENSSNWRLLDAGDLAVHVFSRKGRDFYKLEKLWSDAEILTYEYQE
- a CDS encoding LCP family protein — its product is MRVLKILAVTILIIAATVGGAAWSFINHLQGKPLPVSLPNWFSAQKVNDISRAENREKTGEEISGDSLRQTVETAVEPLKGTVNVLLVGLDDVDNTQRADAIALATFNQESGFVGMMAIPRDSRVQIPGHGWDKINHAYVFGGIDLLKKTVMNLLNVGIDYFVIVNYDGFARIVDLLGGLDIDVEKRLVYTDYSAKLFINIPKGFQHMTGKTVLEYARFRHDPLGDIGRVQRQQRVMGLLMEKMKSPSIIWKISGIIEEAVASLNSDLTPLEALRLANFAVSLPRERVELIMTPGRASYIDTVSYWIVDVPAASLIWARWVDGGALPLPFPDDSLSMDIALISDQSDIQSLLTRIGKIGILNGDGASGLGKQASQAFQKLGVDVGFTGNARHFDYHTSNVVYPENATENDKNAAEALAQLCGITNRALIQSDRTVTMVSVILGHDKESIFRRLQDISF
- the rplU gene encoding 50S ribosomal protein L21 — translated: MYAVVETGGKQYRLQAGDVVRVERLEAEVGQEVVLDRVLMVGGEDSLKFGSPLVSGACVKAEVVAQERADKVLVFKFKSKKNYRRMRGHRQYYTELRVREVLPG
- the rpmA gene encoding 50S ribosomal protein L27, whose protein sequence is MNFKFDIQFFAHKKGQGSSTNGRDSNPKYRGIKVYADATVTAGSILVRQCGTRIHPGKNVGLGRDFTLFALTPGKVRYLRKGDRRFVSVEAAVQG